The Haliaeetus albicilla chromosome 4, bHalAlb1.1, whole genome shotgun sequence genomic sequence CAAAATTGCCACAGCATTACAGTGAtgatatataatataatataacaTAACATAATATAATATTCTTTTCTACCTTCTTACATCTGTGACCTTCAGAACTTTTTCAACAAACACAGCATAACAGGTAGTTTTGAGCATAAGGCaatcttgaaagaaaaacaaaaagtacaaaaaggaaaagaagtctcacctctgtacttCCCTAATATGTACACACTCATTAAAGTTAAGGGATTCCAGTTTAAGAATCAAGTTCCAAAATGAAACATCATTTCTCAGAttccaaacaaaatcaaacccaTACTAGTTCCAGTTCAGAACTTCTGCTTCAGACAGAAGCCTTTCTTTTGATTACACTTTTTCACGAAAAGTGTAGTCTTTGTGCAAGCTAACcctagaaattaaaatgcatagCTGCAATTTCACTATATGACATAAAACTTCACAGAACCTGAGTCATTGGGTTCTCCATCTGATACCCTAAACATCTCCTGTCTCTCAAAGGGCCAAAGTAGACCCCAGTTGTCTTCAGCACTTCTGGGCAGTCGAAGGATCTTCAGGAAGAGATGTTCTTGCAGCTTGCCTTGAATGTGTGCCAGCCATGCAAGGATGCTAGAATTGCTAGAGTTGAAGTAAAACAGTATATGCTAGGTGCCTCACTTCTGCATCTCAGTCTTATTGGTGTGTTTTTATAATAATGTTTTCTAGAATGGTGGTGCTTTAAATAATCTTAACATTTGTTTGAGAGtcactgcagaagcagaaattaGAAAGTATAAAATGCAGtcaaaatccaaaacataaatCAAAAGTGTCTACATTCTTTGCCAAGTATAAATTCGTCAAGGATAATGTAAGACTTGCAtctttgttctgaaaaaatacttttataaaCTATTTATATAATTCACAGTACTATCCATTATcttttttccagatgaaaaggaaaaaatcccatAGCCAAAAAAGGCTAAAATTCCATGGAAACCACTCTCAGAATGATACCAGGTTACTTGAACACCATTGTCCTCTAATCGCTTCTTGTATAACAGTCCATCATCCCTAAGCACATCAAACTCACAGGTCACAATGTAGGATTCAGGGAGCTGGCAAATAATGGCGTCTTCAGctaaaagtggggaaaatgttATTGCTAAAAGTTCTTTGACTGCTTCATGGACTTCAGGTTTATATGAAGTAGATTTCTGTGGTACGTAGCCTCTAATCTTAAATTTGTCAGGAATAATGTCAGCACTTATCCATTTTTTATACTTACGTTTCATACTCTCAGGAACATGGCAATTTCGTAGGACATCTTCCAAAACTGATGGTTCTTTATTAAGATAACGAAAACAGAAGTAGATAACTAGCTTCCGAAACAATAGGGGGACTGAAGCATTCTGCTGATAGGAAGGCAAATGAAAATCTAGCCCCTGTAGTCCTGGATAAAGTAAGACCTGGGCACGTACTTTTGGGAGATCTCTTTTATTCAGCAGTATTTGGCAAATAACCGTAGCAAAATTAGCTCCACAACTGTCACCGCTAATGATGATGAGAGCAGGATCCACATGATACTCTTCTAAATTCCTCATAAAGTATAAGGTGGCATTGAGACAATCGAAATATTGCCCTGGGTATGGGTGTTCAGGAGACAAACGATAACTGAAATGTCAAAGATATTGTGGTTATTGTCAAAGTAATTgtaaaaatttaatttgcattgtTCATTATTGAGTGGTATGGTAGTTATGTaggcctttttttctgaattttcaagATTATATTTGGGTTTAACTAGTGTAGATTGGAAAGACAAATTAATGGTGTTACAGCTAATTTAGAATACCTTGCCTATAAGcatatttctaaattaaatgaaaGGCTAAAGCAAAAAATAGGGAGCACAATCtaaaatagtaaatattttcagcatatttctcagaaatgtttCAACTGTGAACTGTATTACCATAAATACTTCTATGTAAAAGTAGCACTTACCCAACAGACACAACCACTGAGTTGCATTTTTTGGCAATATAGCGGCATATTCTTTCAAAGGCTCCTAAAGAGaaagtttataaaaaatgaTGTTTTCAAAATCGAATAtccttttgaaatgaaaatatagaTCCTTGAACATATGCTCTGTGGAAGGCACTGCAACATGAGACCAGTAAGTAACTTCTGCTATGCAATGCGGTCTTTACATGTTAACATATTTTCTGGTTATTGATCAGTGGCTGTTAGGGCATAATATAAGCATGTAAGAATGGTAATACTAGGAAAAAATAGAATTCTGTCTAGGCAGGTATCACATCTCAGCTGGTGGTCAACAAAAGATGTTGAAGGAGAAGCATAAGCTGAGGACAAGCATATAGTAATAACAAGCATACAAGAAGTTGAGGCTCAGGGTGCTCCTTTGAGATAGAAACTGTGTCTTTATATTTAATGCCCTTGATTAATGTTTCTTCCCTGAATTATTTGAACCACTTCTCGAACCCATGATTTTAACATTGACAACTTTGTGCAGTGAAGAATTCCATAGTTTTCTTACAAAGGTGTAAAGAACCATTTCTATTTGCTCATTTTGTACCTGGCATTCACGACTTCCATTTGGTGACATTAACTCTTGTACTATAAGAAATGGTGGATAATCATTCCCTGTTTAACTTCTCCTGCTGCTCATGATTTTGTAGACATTTAGTGTATCTGTCTTTATCTGTCTTTCCCAGCCTGAAGAGTCATAGTCCATTCACTTATTCTCTGTACAGAAGCACTTTTCTCGCCTGTGCAGCCTCTTTCTGAGTCTTTCCGGTACTGCCATATCCTTTTAGAGGTATGGGAACTAGAACTATAAGCAGTATATTATATTTAGATGCACCGTGGATTTAGTACAGCGGCATAAAGATGTTTCCTGTTTTGTCCTTTCCGAATAATAATTCCtagcattttatttgctttttgactGCTACTGTGCGCTAAGTCAACATTTTCAGGCAATTTTCTACCATAATCCCAAGATCTTCCTGCAAGGGAGTAGTCTGCTTAGAGTCCactcttttatttataaaagttAGGAGCTCTGTTCATCTGTTTGACTTCTCTACACACCATTTCACCTGTCATTTTATTGTCTAATCCTTTGCTATCATAAAGACATTCTGCACTTTTTGAGCCATCCTTTTGCTACCTCGAAGGACTTAGTATCATATCAGCTTTCaccatcttttctctttttgtataTATTGATTAGCAGTGCTCCCAGCACAGATCTCTTTATGGGAATCTCACAGGAACCTCCCACAACccatcttttttctgtcttttaatcAGTTTTTATCCAAATGAAAGACCTTCCCTCTTGTGTCATGGGTGTGTAGCCTCTTTATGAAGACTCTCTTGGAAATCAAAGTAGGTTTTATCAACTCAGTCTCTTTTATTCATGTATTTGCTGACTCATTTAAAAAGCTTACATTGATTTGTGAAGCATGACTTCCATTTATATGGATTTTACAGAGTAAGTCG encodes the following:
- the LOC104316791 gene encoding arylacetamide deacetylase-like 4 → MASVYTTLAIIGMVFILPVIIPALFLGALFYDFLNSELPPGIDQPLKLRFFHSLLITTMISGKILEKLGICSDLSLLRVVLDGIPPRRDSKLLIKDLKVDEVPLRIYQPKQPPTGKRRGILYFHGGAGTFGSIRAFERICRYIAKKCNSVVVSVGYRLSPEHPYPGQYFDCLNATLYFMRNLEEYHVDPALIIISGDSCGANFATVICQILLNKRDLPKVRAQVLLYPGLQGLDFHLPSYQQNASVPLLFRKLVIYFCFRYLNKEPSVLEDVLRNCHVPESMKRKYKKWISADIIPDKFKIRGYVPQKSTSYKPEVHEAVKELLAITFSPLLAEDAIICQLPESYIVTCEFDVLRDDGLLYKKRLEDNGVQVTWYHSESGFHGILAFFGYGIFSFSSGKKIMDSTVNYINSL